In one window of Epinephelus fuscoguttatus linkage group LG20, E.fuscoguttatus.final_Chr_v1 DNA:
- the LOC125880497 gene encoding monocarboxylate transporter 7 isoform X1: MGMALCGFKGKRLLGPNVYPEAPDGGWGWVVAVAFFLVEVFTYGTIKSFGIFLQDLMEEFGETNSRVSWIVSICVFVMTFNGPLSSVMTNRFGFQLVVMTGGLLIATGTIATSFTSSINQMYITYGLVAGLGYCLTFLPTVTILSQYFNRRRSLVTAVASTGESLSMFALAPAFSALRDHIGWRHTMAVIGALQSTIIICGALLRPIVIKPKATRETETEGLSPKELEALGAPEKLENTHPEDSMINNTSHAQNTSHSLDNELTRGSESTGDSGIQSLKDADIGSAEEKTLLHKEASESVGKSEAEVLESEGEKMCKDAEKQAMQDEEIKSGDEKPSAKKLLDFSILRECSFIFYSLFGLFATLGFFAPQLYVIELSVSRGVERDRATYMLSTMAVAEIFGRFSIGWVLTRERLRKKKLLVLLACVIVMTADLVGFTLVREFYGLAVCCAVYGFFMGTLACTHIPILAEDDVVGIERMSSAAGVYVFIHSFAGLAGPPLGGVLVDVTQNYGSAFYSCAVGMGLSALFLGLVKPAKRGLLCRRKNSKRPEEVHQREGASKKQSAAHELDKRSESPQDCSAVDDQAEATKDGQEVIRFA; this comes from the exons GGCATGGCACTGTGTGGATTCAAGGGGAAACGCCTCTTGGGGCCCAATGTGTACCCAGAAGCCCCTGATGGAGGTTGGGGTTGGGTTGTGGCCGTTGCCTTCTTCTTGGTGGAGGTTTTCACCTATGGCACCATCAAGAGCTTTGGTATCTTCCTCCAGGACCTAATGGAGGAGTTTGGAGAGACCAACAGTCGGGTCTCTTGGATTGtttccatctgtgtgtttgtcatgaCCTTTAATG gtcctctctcctctgtgatGACGAACCGCTTTGGGTTCCAACTTGTTGTTATGACTGGAGGATTACTTATTGCCACGGGCACCATTGCAACCAGCTTTACCAGCTCCATCAATCAAATGTACATCACCTATGGATTAGTTGCAG GACTGGGCTACTGTTTGACCTTCCTGCCCACTGTAACCATACTTTCCCAGTACTTCAACCGTCGACGGTCTCTGGTCACAGCTGTGGCTTCCACTGGAGAATCCCTGTCCATGTTTGCTCTGGCACCAG CTTTTTCTGCACTGAGGGACCATATCGGCTGGCGACACACCATGGCAGTGATAGGAGCTTTGCAAAGCACCATCATCATCTGTGGCGCTCTGCTTCGGCCAATCGTTATCAAACCCAAAGCAACCCGAGAGACAGAGACTGAAGGATTGTCCCCAAAGGAACTGGAAGCACTCGGTGCACCAGAGAAGCTAGAGAACACACATCCAGAGGACTCTATGATAAACAATACCTCACATGCACAAAATACCTCCCACAGTCTGGACAATGAGCTAACCAGAGGCTCTGAGAGCACAGGAGACTCTGGCATCCAGTCTCTAAAGGATGCAGACATCGGCAGTGCAGAGGAGAAGACTTTACTGCACAAAGAAGCAAGTGAATCTGTGGGAAAGAGTGAGGCAGAGGTTTTAGAGTCTGAAGGGGAGAAAATGTGCAAAGATGCCGAGAAACAAGCGATGCAAGATGAGGAAATTAAATCAGGCGATGAAAAGCCTTCTGCAAAGAAGCTTCTGGACTTCTCCATCCTCAGAGAGTGCAGCTTCATCTTCTACTCTCTGTTCGGACTGTTCGCCACGCTGGGCTTTTTCGCCCCTCAACTCTACGTCATCGAGCTGAGCGTGAGTCGAGGTGTGGAGCGGGACCGTGCTACCTACATGCTCTCCACCATGGCTGTGGCTGAAATCTTCGGCCGATTCTCCATCGGGTGGGTTTTAACACGGGAGCGGTTAAGGAAGAAGAAGCTGCTCGTGCTTCTGGCATGTGTGATTGTAATGACTGCGGATTTAGTCGGGTTTACTTTGGTGAGAGAGTTCTACGGCCTGGCTGTGTGCTGCGCTGTGTATGGGTTCTTTATGGGAACCCTTGCATGCACCCACATCCCCATCCTGGCTGAGGATGATGTGGTGGGCATAGAGAGGATGTCGTCAGCTGCTGGTGTCTATGTGTTCATACATAGCTTTGCTGGGCTGGCTGGACCCCCACTTGGAG GTGTGCTGGTGGATGTGACTCAGAACTATGGATCTGCCTTCTACTCCTGTGCAGTCGGCATGGGACTCAGTGCCCTGTTCCTGGGTTTGGTCAAACCTGCTAAGAGAGGATTACTCTGTAGGAGGAAGAACTCAAAACGCCCTGAAGAGGTACATCAAAGGGAAGGGGCGTCAAAGAAACAAAGTGCAGCGCATGAACTGGACAAAAGAAGTGAAAGTCCCCAGGACTGCTCTGCTGTAGATGACCAGGCAGAAGCCACAAAAGATGGCCAGGAGGTCATACGCTTTGCTTGA
- the LOC125880497 gene encoding monocarboxylate transporter 7 isoform X2, with amino-acid sequence MALCGFKGKRLLGPNVYPEAPDGGWGWVVAVAFFLVEVFTYGTIKSFGIFLQDLMEEFGETNSRVSWIVSICVFVMTFNGPLSSVMTNRFGFQLVVMTGGLLIATGTIATSFTSSINQMYITYGLVAGLGYCLTFLPTVTILSQYFNRRRSLVTAVASTGESLSMFALAPAFSALRDHIGWRHTMAVIGALQSTIIICGALLRPIVIKPKATRETETEGLSPKELEALGAPEKLENTHPEDSMINNTSHAQNTSHSLDNELTRGSESTGDSGIQSLKDADIGSAEEKTLLHKEASESVGKSEAEVLESEGEKMCKDAEKQAMQDEEIKSGDEKPSAKKLLDFSILRECSFIFYSLFGLFATLGFFAPQLYVIELSVSRGVERDRATYMLSTMAVAEIFGRFSIGWVLTRERLRKKKLLVLLACVIVMTADLVGFTLVREFYGLAVCCAVYGFFMGTLACTHIPILAEDDVVGIERMSSAAGVYVFIHSFAGLAGPPLGGVLVDVTQNYGSAFYSCAVGMGLSALFLGLVKPAKRGLLCRRKNSKRPEEVHQREGASKKQSAAHELDKRSESPQDCSAVDDQAEATKDGQEVIRFA; translated from the exons ATGGCACTGTGTGGATTCAAGGGGAAACGCCTCTTGGGGCCCAATGTGTACCCAGAAGCCCCTGATGGAGGTTGGGGTTGGGTTGTGGCCGTTGCCTTCTTCTTGGTGGAGGTTTTCACCTATGGCACCATCAAGAGCTTTGGTATCTTCCTCCAGGACCTAATGGAGGAGTTTGGAGAGACCAACAGTCGGGTCTCTTGGATTGtttccatctgtgtgtttgtcatgaCCTTTAATG gtcctctctcctctgtgatGACGAACCGCTTTGGGTTCCAACTTGTTGTTATGACTGGAGGATTACTTATTGCCACGGGCACCATTGCAACCAGCTTTACCAGCTCCATCAATCAAATGTACATCACCTATGGATTAGTTGCAG GACTGGGCTACTGTTTGACCTTCCTGCCCACTGTAACCATACTTTCCCAGTACTTCAACCGTCGACGGTCTCTGGTCACAGCTGTGGCTTCCACTGGAGAATCCCTGTCCATGTTTGCTCTGGCACCAG CTTTTTCTGCACTGAGGGACCATATCGGCTGGCGACACACCATGGCAGTGATAGGAGCTTTGCAAAGCACCATCATCATCTGTGGCGCTCTGCTTCGGCCAATCGTTATCAAACCCAAAGCAACCCGAGAGACAGAGACTGAAGGATTGTCCCCAAAGGAACTGGAAGCACTCGGTGCACCAGAGAAGCTAGAGAACACACATCCAGAGGACTCTATGATAAACAATACCTCACATGCACAAAATACCTCCCACAGTCTGGACAATGAGCTAACCAGAGGCTCTGAGAGCACAGGAGACTCTGGCATCCAGTCTCTAAAGGATGCAGACATCGGCAGTGCAGAGGAGAAGACTTTACTGCACAAAGAAGCAAGTGAATCTGTGGGAAAGAGTGAGGCAGAGGTTTTAGAGTCTGAAGGGGAGAAAATGTGCAAAGATGCCGAGAAACAAGCGATGCAAGATGAGGAAATTAAATCAGGCGATGAAAAGCCTTCTGCAAAGAAGCTTCTGGACTTCTCCATCCTCAGAGAGTGCAGCTTCATCTTCTACTCTCTGTTCGGACTGTTCGCCACGCTGGGCTTTTTCGCCCCTCAACTCTACGTCATCGAGCTGAGCGTGAGTCGAGGTGTGGAGCGGGACCGTGCTACCTACATGCTCTCCACCATGGCTGTGGCTGAAATCTTCGGCCGATTCTCCATCGGGTGGGTTTTAACACGGGAGCGGTTAAGGAAGAAGAAGCTGCTCGTGCTTCTGGCATGTGTGATTGTAATGACTGCGGATTTAGTCGGGTTTACTTTGGTGAGAGAGTTCTACGGCCTGGCTGTGTGCTGCGCTGTGTATGGGTTCTTTATGGGAACCCTTGCATGCACCCACATCCCCATCCTGGCTGAGGATGATGTGGTGGGCATAGAGAGGATGTCGTCAGCTGCTGGTGTCTATGTGTTCATACATAGCTTTGCTGGGCTGGCTGGACCCCCACTTGGAG GTGTGCTGGTGGATGTGACTCAGAACTATGGATCTGCCTTCTACTCCTGTGCAGTCGGCATGGGACTCAGTGCCCTGTTCCTGGGTTTGGTCAAACCTGCTAAGAGAGGATTACTCTGTAGGAGGAAGAACTCAAAACGCCCTGAAGAGGTACATCAAAGGGAAGGGGCGTCAAAGAAACAAAGTGCAGCGCATGAACTGGACAAAAGAAGTGAAAGTCCCCAGGACTGCTCTGCTGTAGATGACCAGGCAGAAGCCACAAAAGATGGCCAGGAGGTCATACGCTTTGCTTGA